Genomic window (Paraglaciecola psychrophila 170):
TACATAACCTTCTTCTTTTAGTACGCCTGCAATAGCAACACGAACTTTAGACGAAGGCATAGAGACAGAAACTTTGCTAGCCATCTGGCCATTACGTACGCGGGTAAACATATCCGCGATAGGATCTTGCATACTCATATCAGCTACCCCTTACCAACTGGCTTTTTTCAAGCCAGGCACTTCACCGCGCATAGCTGCTTCACGCAACTTGATACGACTCATGCCAAACTTGCGTAGGAAACCATGTGGACGACCTGTAATGTTGCAGCGATTACGCTTACGACTTACAGATGAGTCACGTGGCAGTTGTTGTAGCTTAAGAACAGCGTCCCAACGTTCTTCGTCAGAAGAGTTGACATCGCTGATAGTTGCTTTAAGCGCTGCGCGTTTTACCGCGAACTTAACAACTAGCTTCGCACGTTTTACTTCGCGCGCTTTCATTGATTCTTTTGCCATAACCCTAACCTTACTTTTTAAACGGGAAGTTAAACGCGCTTAATAAAGCGTGTGCTTCCGCATCGGTTTGTGCGCTGGTAGTGATAGTGATATCCATACCGCGTATCTTATCCACTTTATCGAATTCGATTTCAGGGAAGATAATTTGCTCACGAACGCCCATGCTAAAGTTACCGCGACCATCGAATGACTTAGGATTTAAGCCACGAAAATCTCGGATACGCGGAA
Coding sequences:
- the rpsN gene encoding 30S ribosomal protein S14 produces the protein MAKESMKAREVKRAKLVVKFAVKRAALKATISDVNSSDEERWDAVLKLQQLPRDSSVSRKRNRCNITGRPHGFLRKFGMSRIKLREAAMRGEVPGLKKASW